The following DNA comes from Lepeophtheirus salmonis chromosome 11, UVic_Lsal_1.4, whole genome shotgun sequence.
ATTTAGAAGGAGGACTAGATGGAGATTTATCAGTTGTTAATACTGAGCCTTTCTCCGCTTTTGGTCGTGTTTGCTGTGAAGAGGCTGAAGGGAAGCTTAATTCACGCTCAATAATGCTCCAAGGATCCATGGATTCATCTGGAGGTCGTTCTGTGCCTGTTGATATCaatcatttaaaagaatatagtCTTTTTCCGGGACAAATTATTGGTATTAAAGGTACGAATCCCAATGGAAGTAAACTAGTTTTGGATAATATCATCAGTGATGGAGCACCTGAGGCCAATAAGAAAGGCTTGAAAAAGAATAGAAGGGAATTGTCCTTATTGATATCCTCCGGTCCATACACCACCAAAGATGACTTAAATTTTGCTCCTCTCaaagaattatttaaacaaatacgTTCCTCTAAACCGGAAGTAGTCATCTTCTGCGGACCATTTTTAGATGAAAGACATCCTCTTGTTAGCAGTAGTAACTTTGGGGATGGAGAAGAAGACCAATCATATGACATCATCTTTTCTCTTAGGATTATCAAACCCCTGTCAGATATTCTTAATGAGTGTACTAATACCAGAGTCATAATGATACCATCTAATAGAGATATTCACCATCTACCAATTTATCCAACTCCTCCCTTTGATTCAACACTACCTAATGATCGTATTCATATGCTTAGCGatccatgtttattttctctgGAAGGAATTGTTTTTGGTGTCACTTCAACGGATATCTTATTTCATTTGACAAAAAGTGAGATTTCTAATCCCAGGGTCAATCAAGATCGTCTAAGAAGATTGGCTAGGCATTTGCTTCAACAAAGAAGCTTTTATCCTTTGTATCCGCCAAATATGGAGATGTGTATAGACAGCGAGAAATGTGAGATCTATGCAAAGATTGATGTCAAACCGGACGTTCTCATTTTACCGAGCGACTTAATGCATTTCATTAAAGATGTGGATGGAACATTGGTATTGAATCCTTCTAGATTATCTAAGGGAAGTGGAGGAGGACTCTATTCCCGGATGAAAAtttctaataatgaaaatgaaattttgttgaagAATATCTCTGCTAATATTGTGAGAATTTAAATGCTTAATAACTaggttttaattatatagttgtTGATTCGTAAAATTGTCTTCAAATTCTGTAAACTCActttaaaagattgaatatcCCTTCCATAATATTAGGATAGCTATTGCTAGGGAGATTAGTCCctattctttataattttaagcgtataatttttttccattaaaactATCGAtatgttttgaataaaagtttttaactataagaatcaaaatataattattcattttgaaaatatgatcaagacacaacaattatgatatttaaaagaaaaattattgaattaacaaataatttaaagcaTTATGACTTTCAATGATAAGGTTggtttaaaatcctatttttccaaaaaacttaatatctcGTGATGTCATGAATATATAAATCACTTGAAGCAATATCATCTTCATAGATAACTGACGAGAATGACTGGTTGCAAACAGAATGCAATATAATCATCACTTTTATGCAGAATCTCCGCCTGCGTACTGCAGTAGGATGTTAAGCATATATCCAAATTAATAGAACCCTTTATCGTTCGAAAGTAAGAAATGTGGATACACCTAAATAAGATTGCCATAAAGGagattcaaactttattaaagaaatttatattagaatttgTATTTGGGTCATAAGGACTCTCAATTCATATGCTTAAATATGGAGACTAATGATCTGACAATTGTATTAGAAGACACTGATACATTCTGCAAAATAGATTTGaagtatattaagttataagattattatagcaaaaaaaattatcccataTTTTctcttgatcttttttttactataacaataattttcaaaaattccttgatcTAATTTGCAGTTGCCTCCCCCTCcataacccaatatttcatagtcaTATTTGAGTCCGTTTGGGTtttttgggatgagttaagatacacaaaaatattagCCATATTTGTGAACTTTTATCTAATTTAAGGGACTTAAATTCCAATTGGAACCGATATAccctcttttatataaaatacgtcAGCTTCTCGTTCTTTAATCATGAGTATCCACACTGGCTAGTGTAATTTGAGGCAaaatcaaagagaaaaaataaatttacgagaattcgtcaaagaatacaaatctaatccagactctattttgagaaaaatcactCTAGACTGCTTTTGTGTTGGCAGGACATATATGTGATATGAGTTCGAGGACAAAGCACTTTTAAACTTGCTCGGTAATATATTGTACCTCTGCTACACTCTCAGgatgtttctttttcaaataaatatacttacatcAGAAAATGTATTCGACCATAAGCAAATACCTTTTACTTTATTCTTTATGTATATCTATCCGAGAAGTGTTTCCAACAACTCAAGTATGTGACGATCACCAAGGCAAATCAAGCAAGAGTAAGTACTCCATACTTAAAAATGCCGTTGAATCTATAAGACAATCCTGTGGAGAAATATGTGACACAGGAGATTCAAAGAGTACCAAAGATCATGAACACTTTCTGACTCGAACTAAGAAGATAAATTGTCGTGCTTTATTCGAGGAGTCTAGTATTGAGCGAATGTCAGAGTTTAGTTATCCGCCACaaaaaatacctaaatatttGTTGAAGGATTTTCTGTACGGTGAACGCGTAGAATTACGGGATTTCTACTTGGATTATGATATAAAAGGTAATATCCAGGGTTCGATCTACAGTAACTAATTTTAATAACGAATTTTAGGTAAAAATCATGCATTAGACTGGAATATTCCCCTTTGGGaattatattccaaattatACGATGAGAATAAGCTGCCTGGGGCATACGGATTTGAGACCACGAATGAGATCAAAAGATTTCTACAACCAGATATAGCTGATATAAGGGGTCATCATGTGTTGATCATTGGAAGCCAGTCTCCATGGTTAGAGATTCTCGTACTCAAAGCTGGAGCCAAGTGAGTTCCTCAGATTCAAGTTATTATCATTAACACATTTTCTATTACTTATAGACATGTAACGACAATGGATTATGTTcaaatcaataacaaaaatccGAATGTCTCCACAATAACTCCGAATGCTTTGAAGGAGAAATTTCTTAGCGAAAATATTACCTTCTTTGATAGTGTTATATCACATTCCTCCTTGGAACATTCAGGTCTTGGTCGTTATAGCGATGCACTAAATCCTTGGGGAGATTTGATTACTATGGCTAAGGCTTGGTGTGTTGTCAAACCCCTTGGTTTGGCTTTGATTGGTGTACCTGCTGGAATTGATCGAATTGAATTCAATGCTCACAGAATCTATGGACCTTTAATGTTTTCGCATTTATTTACCAACTGGAAGCTTAAATATTCGGAATTAAATTATTCCAAATTTAACGAAAATGCATGTTCATATTGTTATCAACCTGTtcagttatttgaaaaaaatgacaatggagtgatattaaattataatatattgaatgaaattttttataagttgtatACATATTTGCTATAACTAATAGATCAatcatatgaataattatgtatcaCCAGGCACTTGAACCAGAAATATTTCGGAGTCTCTCATAGGTGGCCCAAAATATCATAGACCATGGTCCTAAACGAAACCAGCATGGATAAAAACCTTTATATAATGATGAGATCCCTTCTTGCTGGATTATTTTAGTGGCACAGTCGAATACCCCAGTATAGGTAGACCAGTTCCTATTACACATTAGTCTCGTTTTTATAACATCAGCAGGACAACTAAGAATGGTTGCTACAAGTCCAGAGATAAAACTGCACGTGGTAAATGTTACGAAATTATCTTCTGTGAGAGACGTGTGCTTCACTATCAATCTTTTTGCTTGATCGTATGTTGTTATGTCTCCTAAACAAACTAAAGCACCTCTTTGAACATTGGGTAAAGATCCTCTCCAAAGTCCGACCCAATCCATGGTTCCTCACTGTTCCTATCCAAATTGATATAATTCCAATCGGACGATCTTCACTAGTTTGTAACTGTATTTTAGCCAAGTCGAACGGATTTGCAATGAATTGAGCTATTCCTCCTGAGATAAATGCAAAAGTCATTCGATTGTGTAACTGAAGTGAATGTCCGGATTCGATATGCTTTGCTCTAAAATACTCATAAGTCCTAACTGCAACACCAGTGTAGAATGCATGTCGATAGAGTGCGGGAGATAGTCcataatataaagaaggaaatcCTCCTTTGCTTTGAGTCAAATGTGTGACTATCTGAAGGAATCCGATATTTCTAGTAGGAGAAGCTTGAAGTCTTGTTTTTGTTATGTCTAAAGGATAAACTAAAATCTCTGCTACTGAAGCAGAGCATACACTTGATAGATATGTTATCACCCATGAGTCTTGTTTCATGTCTCATCATCGAATGATAGAATTTTAtcttctatgaataaattaaagattCTTCACagtatgattatttttacttcaaataactTATTTGCAAATTAGACACATAAAGATCAATACATGTTTGCACATGTTTATACTTGcatgaaataaaaacttcttGACATGTAAttcgaatacatttttattatttcttatttttgaataaaagttttaacatGATATATTGAGTGTACTAGGAAAATTATCCGAGGCGAAGCACATCAAATTTTATCCAAAGATGGTTCAAGCTTCTTAAAGGCCTTGAAATTATCTATGTATCGCTAACAAGATTAATCTTTCATGGGAAAAACGGaaatttctgaaataaataCGGACACAAATCATAATCTGTAACCATCTTAATAGCTCCGAAGAGTATCAGTTCGTCAACTTCTTTATACATAgcttctttataaaataatcgtGGTTCATAAGCACTttcaatgatattatttataaattcactaAACATAACTTCGTCCTCGTTTTGTTTAAGATAAATAGAATTTTAATCATTCTCCTTTATGCTGTATCAAACGATATTCAAgagagcaaaaataaataaataatgcatttatgtagaaacttaatattataaattaagccaagtaatgataaaagtaaaaaataaagtaaattcatattcaaaaactaaacttttttcaccaaaaattagtattttttgtggGAATTTTCCTAGTAACATAACTTAGTGCTAAGGAGTTCATTAACCACATAATGATCAGAATgtgagaaaaaatcaatttttcttttggaattgACCTTCAATTATTTCCCCATTATTTGAACTTTGATATAAAGTAATACTTGATCAAGATTTATTACATGTTTCTTAAGTTGAATAAATCAGGAATTTCACCTAAGATTGACTATGTCTTCAAAATAAGGTTTACTACAATAATGTAATATTCTCCACAACAATTTTGtacgtaataaataaaattaagtggaAATTTCCAGttttgtggagaaaaaaaaactatcaatgtacaaagatgaaaatccagtgtgggaTGGGCATGttgaaaaacgaaaaaaacctaaaatccACATGGTAACCCCAACAATTTGAGGAATcttttggaagagagaaagaataatgatcatgacgtttcattagatcagctacaatcagctgtgacaagataggaaggaaaaaggaaataaacaaggacatagagTAGAgaatgaacttccttttcatttacagttgtcattattatttaagttctGGAGAGTGAGCTTTCTCTCCTAAATAAATTCCATTAGATTTAAAACCTGATTTGATATTCGTTTGTGCAGATAAAAGACATGGAGTTACCTTGAatatttgttgcaaaattataattgttagcCCTTGTTgagctcagagtagaattaagggtacacctcggagtaattcttgcaatgAATTCTTGCGTATTTCGTTTTCTCCTTCCATCcctgtcacagctgattttagctgatctcTTCCTAAACATTCATCAAACTGTCAGGgtaaccatgttgattttcggttgcattttttaacatacccattatacacacgattgTCATAACTATTTATGCATCCTGACCTCCatggatgaaaatatattatccgccggtatgttaaaagaaaatcaatggGTTCACCcgggtaatttgaagaatgcttagGAGCCGAatagcttagctgttatgacgttttcttaaattagctgcaagcaactgtgagatgaaggaaatatactcaAAAACCCCTATGTATCTAGCCATGAAATAGTCAGGAATTACATACtatgatgtcgatcctcaaatctactctGACTTACGTTAGTTTTTGCCCTTCATATACAAgtgattatttcaatttatatgttctctcttcaaaaatatatgaataacaataacatatatttgggtgataatttacaaatattcaaggagcaactacaaaaagctgAATCCTCAtacattatgatttaattttcatctacCGGGTGAAAACTTGAAACTTGTATCATATTGATGGTAGAAGTGCTCTGTGAGGAAATTAAAACTGTCtgtaaatgtatttcaattgCACCAAAAATGTCATCCCATCGAGATTCAAGGCTTAGACCAACAACTCTTCATATTGTGGGTCACACTCTAATATGGTTAAGTTAAAAAGAGACTACACCACAAGAAAGTTATATAATGGAAGGAGGGCTCCGGAAAAAGAGACTTGTTGTCTTCAACCACAAGTAGACATTGTAAATCCCGCGCAGAGGAGCACTACAATCTCAATTCTCTTCTCGGACTAGGACAAAGTTTTTCTTCGCAATCAACAATTAATGATGTGTTCTACAACAATACTCATCCGtacattgtaataaaatgacTCTTAGcctctcaaaatttgataatagTATTTTGACTAGATAATAACGGTTGGACTGTGATTTctgtgaaataattataaaattgaaattttaccTGCAAGGTCATTTGAGGGCAATAACAACGATGAGTTAggcaaaataattgtatttttttttttatttctatcagATCGTAAAGTTGTGGTTATTTTAGCCAGAAAGGCCAAAACTGTGCACCtacaaatatttctaaaattggtTCAAAATTAGCCAATGATATCTATTGATTTAATGGGACATTTTGAAACCTGAAGGACctcatatttgaatatttaaaaataagctccCCCTTAGTACTGTACACACGTGTAGAAAAACATGTATGACTCATAAACTCTTTCAGCTTTCTACATATTAATGGacgtatttttgttttcatcacTCATTAgcaattagtgttggatcggtgtaaaaaaaactagtccaattctaataaaatttgttcttcaTATTTGTACTTTAgtattttgtaccatctaaccgtaagcattcatttaaaaaaaaaaaaaatctaatcatgaaatatattctattttagttaaaattatcaagaattatgatacagaactcattaaatggcaagaACAAGTGcctaaatggtcacaacaacgggggtagcagctttggatggttcgtaactagtttgtctgacactagttttcTTCACTTACAggcttgggtatgatcattaggttttccaatattacatagtcaataaatattactttttttaatcactaaaggattagctatggttgataggctccaagaaatggtgcacagaaaactcataaaagactTAAATGCTCACAATAACGGGGTTAGTAGCATTTGGTGTAgcaatataattagcaattgtgcgtatccttcatgataatagtgtGCTCTTATagaagcataaataacggggggggtcttttttgatgcccttcataaggagtaatatcgcctgACATAACTTCATTTTGCACTAAAtttttacgatggatttaattctaacacagttttttaatagtaaatttattgtCTAATGTTATGATTTtgactttactttattattaataattatttatatctcatccgttgagatatatctatcctgtgcacaattgtatatagtaaTTTCCACTTGAaaaagaggggtgattatcttcttgattaaactccacgtctagcttgtgtttagcaacttaaagttatgacatatttaactgaattcatgtcagaacaagaaaatgttTGGATcagtttattatttcaatattttgtatttataatttattgttattattagttatatgattacaattgttcaattttgtatatttaagataaatgtacgatggtttattttttagtatgtagattatattcaatttaagcacattctttttataacatGGAACATcgaatatatttcgaaatactctactttgtcgtttcattagttattattctgagaatatggttcataatgaattacaatttcatggagtgtgacgttttcaaatctaccgtaacggataaaaaatgtgttaagttaattatacgtagtatatcttcattaaatatttcgctaatgaatatttttgtaataccctcaaaaattataataaagcaggcagctgataatcacatcagtattttaaacaattataccataagtctttctcccccttctccttgtacgcgtttttctctacataaTTATCAACTTAACATATATCTAAGATCAGTTCTGTCTATCAGAATCTCTAATATCTTGAAAACAGTTCATATAGATACCAAACTTAATTTTGAACTGTTCCCAATTATAGGCCGTATCCCCTCTCACTATCAGAGGAGCTGGAAACGGTATCATTGCGTTCATAGCCCATTTGGAGTCAAGGTATACGTCACTGCTTCCTCCTCCATTATCCAGGATACTTTATTCCACTTCTGACACtatgaaatatattcttaaagTTCTTTATTCTGGGACTTCTTCCCCTGTCCCTGTTCTATACTTCACCCCTCCCCCACCCcatctatacatacatatctttGGTACTCtaatactaaagtactcctCTATGGGTAACATACTCATACATTTATGAAATGGAATAATTGGTAAACACTTCTCcgttatcattaattattattcgacatgatggattattcatattgaaaaatacccATAGATAGAAGAATATTCATAATATCAGACACAGAATTCACGGTCCTAGATAGATTCGAGTCCCTTTAAGTGACTTTATAATGCAAACTATTTCGTACTCTTCGTACAAAAATACAGTCCCAAATTGACCCTTAGCTAAATTTCCGTTCGACAACAGCTTGTTTTCAGCAAAAGTCCGCTCACGATAATTTATATCCCAGTCCAGCCCTACTACATAGCtcgtttttataataaacacaTACAAATggagttatataacatttattgaaTTATGTAGATGGCACTGTTAAAGCCCTTTTTTATACGCAATGTTGTTATACAGtaagtgttttatatttttcaggtCCCGCCTCCTTAGAAAGAGACAGTCAATATAACTACAAAGACTGCATATACTAAGtaaagaaatcaatttattttatacgtaAGTTTGctaagttaaattaattgtgtaaacatttgtataatttaaaatatttgattatatcaaAGGTGACGATAATATTTGATAAGAGAGCTTATTCTCTAATCAATTATGATTCATGATGACTCACGCTGATAATCCCTAACTGTTCCTTCTAtagtataaaatgatttagtAATAAGCCAAATCTGTACTAATAACTACTCCATTACATTCTTTTATCGTtcttataattcaaaaagttgACGAAAATGAATGAAAGCATCCCACACAAGTCACACTTGGTCTCTATTGCACACGGGTCTCACAAATTCGGAAGTGAACTCCTTCTTCAAACTACAACTTCGGAACAAAATGCCGTATTTTCAAGCTACAGTATCTCCAGTGTTATTTCCATGGCTGCTCTTGGAGCAAGGGGAAACACACTTCAACAAATCAAGGAGGCTCTTCATCTTCCAGAAGATATGGAATTGCTAAAGTCTGCCTACTCAGACATCACATCTGTGACAAAGTCGGATGATAACATTACTTTGGAGGTTGCAAATTCTGTTTTTCCGTCCAAGAGGTTGGAATTACGAGAAGAGTATTTGAGTGATGTGAAGAAACATTTTCAATCAGAGATTCAATCCTTAGACTTTAATCAAGCTGAAGAAGCAAGGAAAATCATGAATGATTGGGTTTTACAACAAACCAATGGAAAGGTCAAAGAATTATTCGCTCCTGGTAGCATTAACAGCGATACTGTGAATGTTTTGGTAAATGCCATTTATTTCAAGGGGGATTGGTTGGCAAAATTTGATCCCATAAATACAACAGAGAGATTTCTTTGTATCTTCAGAGAAAACTGTCAAAGTCCCAACCATGTTTGCGTCCGACATCAAATACGCTTCAACATATAATGAAGATCTAAAATGTACGATTGCTGCCTTGCCATATAAAGGAGAACGGATCACCATGTATCT
Coding sequences within:
- the PolA2 gene encoding DNA polymerase alpha subunit B isoform X2, with the translated sequence MKKPNDFFFLNLALRYGQSAKDEVLSTAMEETTDKMAPPQVLSPFIQRINSGECLTKFGFSMKGEFKGFSHDIGPPEILNPLSAPYSHMFERLRETAGILDEILCRQADILMDKYGEDLEGGLDGDLSVVNTEPFSAFGRVCCEEAEGKLNSRSIMLQGSMDSSGGRSVPVDINHLKEYSLFPGQIIGIKGTNPNGSKLVLDNIISDGAPEANKKGLKKNRRELSLLISSGPYTTKDDLNFAPLKELFKQIRSSKPEVVIFCGPFLDERHPLVSSSNFGDGEEDQSYDIIFSLRIIKPLSDILNECTNTRVIMIPSNRDIHHLPIYPTPPFDSTLPNDRIHMLSDPCLFSLEGIVFGVTSTDILFHLTKSEISNPRVNQDRLRRLARHLLQQRSFYPLYPPNMEMCIDSEKCEIYAKIDVKPDVLILPSDLMHFIKDVDGTLVLNPSRLSKGSGGGLYSRMKISNNENEILLKNISANIVRI
- the PolA2 gene encoding DNA polymerase alpha subunit B isoform X1, translated to MKADPTILKEQFEELGYEVSNPQVVDGLLALCDIYNLSEDRLSCLYLTYSSDTPDSNEEIQRFETQILVPLKSQSQSKKSKHIHDANSIKKLQAKAAQHQQLLQGEDSDNLIALRYGQSAKDEVLSTAMEETTDKMAPPQVLSPFIQRINSGECLTKFGFSMKGEFKGFSHDIGPPEILNPLSAPYSHMFERLRETAGILDEILCRQADILMDKYGEDLEGGLDGDLSVVNTEPFSAFGRVCCEEAEGKLNSRSIMLQGSMDSSGGRSVPVDINHLKEYSLFPGQIIGIKGTNPNGSKLVLDNIISDGAPEANKKGLKKNRRELSLLISSGPYTTKDDLNFAPLKELFKQIRSSKPEVVIFCGPFLDERHPLVSSSNFGDGEEDQSYDIIFSLRIIKPLSDILNECTNTRVIMIPSNRDIHHLPIYPTPPFDSTLPNDRIHMLSDPCLFSLEGIVFGVTSTDILFHLTKSEISNPRVNQDRLRRLARHLLQQRSFYPLYPPNMEMCIDSEKCEIYAKIDVKPDVLILPSDLMHFIKDVDGTLVLNPSRLSKGSGGGLYSRMKISNNENEILLKNISANIVRI
- the LOC121125806 gene encoding LOW QUALITY PROTEIN: uncharacterized protein (The sequence of the model RefSeq protein was modified relative to this genomic sequence to represent the inferred CDS: deleted 1 base in 1 codon); amino-acid sequence: MKQDSWVITYLSSVCSASVAEILVYPLDITKTRLQASPTRNIGFLQIVTHLTQSKGGFPSLYYGLSPALYRHAFYTGVAVRTYEYFRAKHIESGHSLQLHNRMTFAFISGGIAQFIANPFDLAKIQLQTSEDRPIGIISIWIGTVRNHGLGRTWRGSLPNVQRGALVCLGDITTYDQAKRLIVKHTSLTEDNFVTFTTCSFISGLVATILSCPADVIKTRLMCNRNWSTYTGVFDCATKIIQQEGISSLYKGFYPCWFRLGPWSMIFWATYERLRNISGSSAW
- the LOC121125801 gene encoding LOW QUALITY PROTEIN: leukocyte elastase inhibitor-like (The sequence of the model RefSeq protein was modified relative to this genomic sequence to represent the inferred CDS: inserted 2 bases in 1 codon), whose product is MNESIPHKSHLVSIAHGSHKFGSELLLQTTTSEQNAVFSSYSISSVISMAALGARGNTLQQIKEALHLPEDMELLKSAYSDITSVTKSDDNITLEVANSVFPSKRLELREEYLSDVKKHFQSEIQSLDFNQAEEARKIMNDWVLQQTNGKVKELFAPGSINSDTVNVLVNAIYFKGDWLAKFDPINTTEXDFFVSSEKTVKVPTMFASDIKYASTYNEDLKCTIAALPYKGERITMYLLVPEERFGLGELEQKVATDAFNPSTLDKLTHPSKNPIYLPKFKLESFHDLGDACKSLGLKDMFDEKSDFSGMAGGPGELYVSKVVQKAIIEVNEEGSEAAAASGMVMMMRCAMIPQPLVIDHPFIFMIKDKSTGLVLFSGKVVDPSRS